In Molothrus aeneus isolate 106 chromosome 31, BPBGC_Maene_1.0, whole genome shotgun sequence, the genomic stretch agggacaaaggacacctggatggcccaatgtcccccaggggtagagggcatcctttgaatctgccaatcactcgatgccttctggaatgccaggattgacagacagtgctgggcaggggtcagggtggggaaaggagggatgcttgacacacctgggagggaatcTTCAGGGGAGGAACCCGGGGTTCTGAGGTAAACCCTGAAATCACACCGCAACACCGCTTCCTCAAGGTGAGCAGCCcgagggctgggcacagcctgggggtggctctggggtgggTTTTGCTGACCCTCAGGgtctctgctggcacagagggagAAGGCTCGGGTGCTGTTCCTGTACAACAAACTGCTGCGGCAGAGGAAGAATTTCCTGCACCTGCAGCGCGGGCGCGTAGCCCGGCAAGCCCGGCAGCCGCCCGAGCTGgtgagtggggacagggacacggggctgCCAGGTGGGGTTGCCACTGTTCCCCTGACCCCACACGGGCCTTTCCTCACTGCAGGGCACggtgctgctgcagtggtgCCGCCGGCGCTGGCCCTGGCTGCGCCGCTGCTTGCGCCAGAAATGCACCTTGTGTGGGACCCCCGAGAccccccagcaccagccctgccccaaCCCCGACTGCTTTGCCCTGTACTGCGAGTCCTGCTGGAGGGTGATGGGGGCCACCTGCCTCGCCTGTGGGCCTGCAGACCCTGACCTTGCCCAGGAGAGCAgcgaggatgaggaggagcagggatatGCAGGATGAAGGTACTTGGGAATAAATGTTTCAGCCCCCTGTGTATGGTGTGAAGTGGGGTCTGGTGTCTGCCAGGGGCATGCTGAAGGGGGGGTCTCTGCTGCACTGGATGATGGAGGTGGGGGGTTTGAGGTGGGGAGGATGGGGGTCCTGCCCCCAACAGCACCACTGAGGTCTCTGCCATGCGGCACAcgtggagctgcccctgccctacCTGGCACttccttcccagggctgggggcatgGCAGAAACAGAGATGGGGGCattgaggggctgtggggacagggacagctttgAGTTCTGGGGCTGTGTATGGAGCTGTTGAAGTCCCCTGAGATCTTCTCCTTGCACCACCAGCTcttggctgcagggatggaaggggatggtggcagcagagctggaatccCCAGGCATTGCTGTGCCCCCTGAGGGTCAGGGGATGGGTCCCACACACCACCCTTGGCAGGGGAACCTGGACTGCATGGGCACGCAGATCAGGTGGCTGAGGTGGGGCATGGGCACTTTTTTCATGCAGGTGGCAAATCCAGGTGCTGGAAATGGTCTCTCAGTCGTAGCTGGGGGGCAGAAGCTCTCAGCTGCccgtgcagccccagccccactggcCCAGGTCCTGCCCAGGGtgccctgtggggctggcactggggctggggcagcccctcccATGTGCTGGCAgtccctgcccaccccactCCCATccaggggaaaagggaggaggtTGTTTTCCATCTCTGTGCAGTAATGAGAGGGATGATAATGGTTATCCAGAGGCCTTTGCAAATAGAACAGTAGTTATTGGCAACAAGTGAAGTGAGTGGGATTTGGCACTGAGTGAAACAAGCAAataagggaaaggaaagggaagggaagggaagggaagggaagggaagggaagggaaggaaaggaaaggaaaggaaaggaaaggaaaggaaaggaaaggaaaggaaaggaaaggaaaggaaaggaaaggaaaggaaaggaaaggaaaggaaaggaaaggaaaggaaaggaaaggaaaggaaaggaaaggaaaggaaaggaaaggaaaggaaaggaaaggaaaggaaagggagagagaaagaaagagagaaagagagaaagagagaaagagagaaagaaagaaagaaagaaagagagaaagaaagaaagaaagaaagaaagaaagaaagaaagaaagaaagaaagaaagaaagaaagaaagaaagaaagaaagaaagaaagaaagaaagagaaagaaaaaagaaaagaaaagaaaagaaaagaaaagaaaagaaaagaaaagaaaagaaaagaaaagaaaagaaaagaaaagaaaagaaaagaaaagaaaagaaaagaaaagaaaagaaaagaaaagaaaagaaaagagaaaagaacgCTCTGCCCACCCTTGGGTCCCGTGGTGTGCTCactccctcctggctgtgctccgcTGCTGGGATCACCCCTTTTCCCCTCGAACTGAGTCTTTTAAAGTCCCTGAGCTGCGGCCGGGCAGATCTGAGCTTTCACCACCACACCCATGGGCTCTCCCTTTCCCTCGGGCAGAGATGCAGACCCGGCCCCAGCgcatcccctcctgcccttcccagtgcCGAATGTTTGAGGCACCCACATTTCATCTCCCAGTCCCTCTGTGTTGTGTccagccaggctgcccagccctgctctctgcacagagcagtaAATAAATCAAATACCTCGCCCTGTGTGTGGCTCGGCCTCTCGCACGCTGGGTGAAAGAACCTGCTCCGGGACAACACCACCCCCCCGTGGCTCCCAGCCTTTCAATCTCCTTCCCGGGAATTCTTCCAGCTCGGTGATTGCTGCGCCGTGAACAGAAGGAAGAGATGAGATAGACGAGAGCGAATGAGGAATTCTACAATGAATAACAGCAACGCAGATCCTTACAAATATAAATCCCACTGACAACATCACTCCTGTTTGCATCAGCCATTTCCCCACCCTGGGAGCCCCAGAGGCCACACCAGGacaatcctttttcctttcctttcctttcctttcctttcctttcctttcctttcctttcctttcctttcctttcctttcctttcctttcctttcctttcctttcctttcctttcctttcctttcctttcctttcctttcctttcctttcctttcctttcctttcctttcctttcctttcctttcctttcctttcctttcctttcctttcctttccttccccttcccctttcccctttcccctttcccctttcccctttcccctttcccctttcccctttcccctttctcctttcccctttcccctttccttttgttGTTTGCAAGTTTCACTCATGGTTTAGGACTCCATCCATTACCAGAACAACCCCAAGGTTTGCTCAGCACTTTTGTTCACCTTGGCTTAGGCTCCTTCCATGGAAGCAGCAGCATTGTGGACAGACACAGCATTCCCCACTGGTGAATTTAATATTCACATATCCCTTGTTCCTTTAATCAGTGTTTCTGACTCTGGTGCATTCTGCAGTGTCATCTTCACAGCCTGCTGAACCACGGGTTTCATTCTCCAGGAGCACATCGagtcctgctgctcacagcttgTACTTGCCAAGCTGAATTTCCCCGAGCCTTTGGTGTCTCATTATTGCACTTCTGGCAGAGAAACCTGCTTCAAACCCCAGGGCCAAGTCATTCCCAaggcagagtcacagaatcacggaatcatgggatggtttgggctggaagggaccttaaagctcatctcatccctctcctgccatggcagggacatcttctgctatcccagcttgctccaagccctgtccaacctgacccttgggcacttccaggaatccaggggcagccacagctgctctgggaaacgTGTGGCAaccttcaccaccctcacagggaagaattcccaACCTAACCTAACCCTGCTCTCTCAGCTTGAAGCCTTTcctccctgtcctgtcactccagttCCCAATGAACGCCGCTCACCCTGTTGGGTGTGGGACAATGCAGGTCCCTGCTCCCGCTGCTGCTCCATGGCaggcccagctgggctgtgcagggattgTTCTCCTTCCCAGGATGTGGGACAAGCTTTGCTGAGCTTTCTGGGACCCCTGTTCCCTCCCAAGGTGCCCAGAACTTTCCATGGCATCACACAGGCCCCTTCTCCATCCCACAGTGGGATCTGATGGAGTTTCCAGAGAGCAGCGTGgaccctgctccctcccaggggCACTGTGGCCTCTGCTGGGCTTTGGCCACATCCACACAAGCCCCTGCTCTATTCTGAGTCAGCTGCAGACCTCCCCACGCTCTGCCCAGCCCACAGGAGCACCAGCTCCCCCCAAAAGGCTCAGTGGGCTccatcagcagagctctgggggctctgccagctTTTCTGCAGGCCAGATGGCCCCTTCATCCTCCtggagcacttcagggcttctcCCTTGCCTGGGTGTCATGCAGGGCCACAGGTGAGCCCACTCtgactcctggcactgccacacttTGAGTAGGACCCAAAAGCTTTGGAGTTCCCACCtcctggagggagctgggggggaaCCCAGAGCAAGCCTGGGGACCCCCCCAGTCTCCCCCTTCCTCCCAGCACGGTGCCAGAGCTGCACGGTTCCCTGGCACAGACAGTGCCCACCACGCTGAACATCAaacaccaaaccccaaatccacacCAAACACCCTTTATTCAGCACCCACTGGGAAGCAACAACAGTCCCAGGGTACTCCAGTGCCCACAGGGACCCTGTCCCCTCTGGGGTGGTCCCTCTGGGGTCCCTCAGCGATCCTTCCTGCGCAGGGGTGGGGACGGGGGGTAGTGGCGGGCGGGGAGCACGTCGTAGTGGCTGGGGATGTGGCTGTTCTTGGGGGAGTCGTAGTGGCTGGGGGGGTCTCTGCTGGGGGGGCCTTCAGGCCCTTCAGGACAACTCTCTGTGGGGACAAGAGAAGGTTGAAAGGGGACACGTTCCCCCCAGGGTAATGAAGGTCATTGATGtccccctgggcacaggagcagTGCTCGTCCTGGGTGTGGGGAACAAGAGTTCAGGACACACCAGAcccctggccagggctggggaaagcACCCACGTGTCTGGGGGGAACCTGGTGCTGTAGGGAAAGTGgacagcccccaaacccccattctCCCACGGGAACCCCAAGCTCTCCCCAGGGTCGCCCAgatccccaaatttccccccaaagaTGCCCCCAAAGGATGCCCAGACCCTGAAACTGCCCTCAGAGCCAACCAGACCCCCAACCCATCCCTGAGGatgaccctgagctgctgtcaccagggtCATGTGCCCCCAGGGCTGTCACCAAGGCTGTTCCCTTCCTGGGGCTCTGCACTCCCCATCACTGGGGCTGTGAccccaccagggccaccagggccagGGGATGCCCAGCCGTACCCTGCTGTGGTGGCTCCTCAGGGAGCCCGATCTCGGCGTAGGACATCTCCCTCTGCACAGGGGATTTCATCTCCATGTAGCTGCCCTCGTGGGCCTTGGCAGCGGCAGGGGGCAGCTCCTTGATGGTGGCGTAGGGGTTCTCGCTGGCCAGGGAGCTGGCGCTGGccctcagcccctcccaggGGTGCTCTGGGGAACAACGAGTTGGGGATCccccccatggcagggagcacaggggagagggagaagatgTGTCTCAGGCaagccccagccccatccctttCCTagcccatccctgtcccatccccatccccaccctaATCCAGTCCAGTTCCAgcccatcctcatcccatccctacctcttccccatcccatccctgcctcttccccagcccaagccatccctgtcccttccaCATCCCAGCAAATTCTGTCacttccccatcccatcccatcccatcccatcccatcccatcccatcccatcccatggatcccatcccatcccatcccatcccatcccattccattccatcccatcccatcccatcccatcgatcccatcccattgatcccatcccactccCACCTTTGCTGTCACCCTTCCTCAGGCCATGGCTGTAGGTGTAGCTCCTGTCCAGCTGCCTCCCTGTTAATAGGGCAGATTTGGGGTCCCCTCTGCCTCATCTTCCCCCCAGCATGAAGGTTACCCcatccagccccttcccaggggATCCTGAGCAGGGGGAGGACTCAGGTGCCCACCCCACTCTGCATCTgcccctccacctcctccttacccctggtgcccagggctgaTGCCCCGAGGTGTTTCCAGTCAGGAGGCAGCGTGGCATTGCCCTCGGGGCTGTAGGGTCTCTCCAtgccagggaagagctgggtgCCAGGCACCTGGAGCCCAAAAAGGGGACGGATTGGCCTCAAAGGAGGTGGCAGTGGTGCCCCACGCcgtgctgtgccacagcctgccATACcttgagggagctgctggctctgtcctgggCACCGGGGGCTGGCagcgggcactgggacagcgtGTGGTAGCTGGGGTTGGAGTAGTAGTGGGCATGGTGGCTGGGGGGCACATCTGGAGGGACACGAGCGGTGCCTGAGGTGACAGCCTGCTGCCAGAgagccaccagggctggggccaCACGCCCAGCACGCTGCGCTGACCTGGCACCATGTAGTCAGAGGTGTCCGTCTGTCCTGCTCGGTAAGCCACGGTCAGGTGCCGCCGCTCCTTGCCCTTGTGCCAGCGGTGGTAGCACAGGGCTGTGACCACCAcggccaccagcagcaccaccagggccaccaggctcagcaccatgcccagggggctgggggctgcagggggggcTGGCTCGATGGTGTAGGGCACGTCAGGATCccctgggggaaggagagggtGTCAGTCCTGAGGGTgggggagggatgggaaaagggttggggatgggattgggatgggattggatcaatgggatgggatgggatgggatgggatgggatgggatgggatgggatgggatgggatgggattgggatgggattggatcaatgggatgggatgggattggatcaatgggatgggataggatcattgggatgggatcagtgggatgggatgggatcaatggcacgggatgggatgggatgggatgggatgggatgggatgggattggatcaatgggatgggatgggattggatcaatgggatgggatgggatgggatgggatgggatgggatgggatgggatgggatgggatgggatgggacgggatgggatgggacaggatgggatgggacgggatggggcgggacgggacgggataggatgggatgggatgggatgggatgggacgggatgggataggatgggatgggatggcccCAATAGCCCCATACTGGGACCAGTCAGCCACAAGGTGGTCCAATAACCCCTGGGgacccctgccctgtccccactcACCAGCCTGACAGCGGGGCCCAGTCGTGCCTGGGGCGCAGGGACACGTCCCGTTGGAGGGGTCACAGGTGGCGTTGTGGGGACAGCGGCAGAGCTGCTCACACTGGAGCCCAAAGGTCCCGGGGGcgcaggctggggacacaggggttCTACACAGCTCATACTGGGACCACTGGGTGGAACAACAGCCCCATACTGGGACCAGTGAGCCACAAGGTGGAACAACAGCCCCATACTGGGACCAGTGAGCCACAAGGTGGAACAATAGCCCCATACTGGGACCAATGAACCACAGGGTGGTCCAATAACCCCATACTGAGACCACAAGGTGGAACAATAGCTCCATACTGGGACCAGCCAGCCACAAGGTGATCCAATAACCCCATACTGGGACCAGTCAGCCACAAGGTGGCCAGGGCCATGGAGGTCCACACGGACCTGTATGGTTCTGAACTGCCCAGGCCAGAAGGGCACAGGAgtcacccagggcagctctcTCTCTTGCTCCCCCCATCCAAACCAAGGGCCCCTtgctcccccctgccccccactCACGCTGGGCACAGCGGGGCCCAcgccagcctgggctgcagaggcaggagccgTTGGTGGGGTGGCACCAGGAGCCGttggcacaggagcagctcagcgAGCAGCGCTTGCCGTAGCGGCCGgcgggacaggctggggacagaggaacGAGCTTGGCCTTGATCCCGAAGGATCAGGAGCAGCACCCTGGAGTCTGTGGGGTGCTCACTCACGGCGCTGGCAGCTGGGCCCCCGGAACCCCGGGGTGCAGGTGCAGGATCCATCCTGGGGGGAGCAGGAGGCTCCATTGCGGCAGGAACAGGACATgaggcagccccggccccaggagccctggggacagccctgcttgcactgctgccctgcggggaggagagaggggaaatcAGGGCTGAGGGCTCCTCCCGAGGAGGAGGTGGTCCAATAACCCCATACTGGGACCAGCCAGCCACAAGGTGATCCAACAGCCCCATACTGGGACCAGTCTGGGGGAGAAGGAGtctgggggagaggaggagggtcTCCCCATGGCAGAGAGCACAGGGGAGAAGGAGCAGATGTGTCTCTGGCAagtcccagccccatccctttCCtactccatccctgtcccttccccatccccaccctaATCCAGTCCTGATCCagcccatccccatcccatccctgcctcttccccagcccaagccatccctgtcccttccaCACCCCAGCAAATTCTGCCGCTTCCCCATCCCATCAATCCTTGTCCCTTCCAAATCCAAGGTGGTCCAACAGCCCCATACTGGGACCAGTCAGCCCCCAGGTGGTCTAATAGCCCCATACTGGGACCAGTCAGCTACAGGGTGGTCCAATAGCTCTGTACTGGGACAAGGTGGTCCAATAGCCCCATACTGGGTCCAGCCAGCCACAAGGTGGTCCAGTGACCCCATACTGGGACCACAAGGTGGTCCAATAACCCCATACTGGGACCACAAGGTGGTCCAGTGACCCCATACTGGGACCACAGGGTAGTCCAATAACCCCATACTGGGACCAGTCAGCCCCCAGGTGGTCCAATAGCCCCACACTGAGACCAGTCAGCCACAATATGATCCAATAGCCCCATACTGGGACCATAAGGTGATCCAATAGCCCCACACTGGGACCACAGGGTGTTCCACAGCCCTGGTGTCCCCTTTACCTGTCcagccaggcaggcagtggCACTCTCCTGTCACGGGGTCACAGCCATCAGCGTGGGCACAGGCGCAGCGCTGCCCACAGCCCACCCCAAACGTCCCAttctggagcacagggacaggctggcactgagcaggggctggtggcaccaagcccagtgccagcagcagcagcacagccagcagcactcaccgggcagggctgcaggcactgagggccCTGCCAGCCCGGGGGGCAGTGGCAGGTCCCACTCTGGGGGTCACAGGATGCCCCATGGGCACAGTCACAGCTCCGGTTGCAGCCGGGACcccaggtgccagcaggacagggcagtgAGCAGTCAGGTCCGTGCCAGCCtgtgggggacactggggtgggtgtggggacagggacagggatcccCCAGTGTCAGGAGCCAGGAcacccctctggctgtcctgagcagcccagaccccggccagggggctcagggaccctggcacagagcccacaatgcctgtgtgggtt encodes the following:
- the PEAR1 gene encoding platelet endothelial aggregation receptor 1, with product MLLRAAVLAMHAGLLAALRPGDPNVCSYWESFTAPVKESYTKPHVVSSSQPCPGGLSLPLPCPQQRVLYRTEYRLAVRTDYRRRYQCCQGYYESRDSCVPHCSQECVHGRCVAPELCQCEPGWRGPNCSSECDEHSWGLDCGQRCPCHHGAPCDPLTGVCSCPPGFTGPLCSQPCPPGTYGQSCHLPCPCHHQAPCNASTGACLCPPGLSGPLCEVPCPEGMSCATPCPCQNGGICHPSSSSTCVCPHGWMGEICSVPCPPGRFGPGCQGQCGCHNGGHCDPHGGQCQCSPGFTGEQCQERCPVGRYGQDCRESCDCANGGQCFHVDGGCLCEAGFRGSRCEERHCRPGLYGLRCESRCLCHPQHSLSCHPMLGECLCLPGWAGLYCNESCPAGSFGAGCLQSCLCLHGGVCDGTTGHCRCPPGYTDEHCSSLCPPNTFGVNCSGRCSCQHSLACSPLDGSCFCKEGWHGPDCSLPCPAGTWGPGCNRSCDCAHGASCDPQSGTCHCPPGWQGPQCLQPCPNGTFGVGCGQRCACAHADGCDPVTGECHCLPGWTGQQCKQGCPQGSWGRGCLMSCSCRNGASCSPQDGSCTCTPGFRGPSCQRPCPAGRYGKRCSLSCSCANGSWCHPTNGSCLCSPGWRGPRCAQPCAPGTFGLQCEQLCRCPHNATCDPSNGTCPCAPGTTGPRCQAGDPDVPYTIEPAPPAAPSPLGMVLSLVALVVLLVAVVVTALCYHRWHKGKERRHLTVAYRAGQTDTSDYMVPDVPPSHHAHYYSNPSYHTLSQCPLPAPGAQDRASSSLKVPGTQLFPGMERPYSPEGNATLPPDWKHLGASALGTRGRQLDRSYTYSHGLRKGDSKEHPWEGLRASASSLASENPYATIKELPPAAAKAHEGSYMEMKSPVQREMSYAEIGLPEEPPQQESCPEGPEGPPSRDPPSHYDSPKNSHIPSHYDVLPARHYPPSPPLRRKDR